Proteins found in one Triticum urartu cultivar G1812 chromosome 4, Tu2.1, whole genome shotgun sequence genomic segment:
- the LOC125551509 gene encoding cystathionine gamma-synthase 1, chloroplastic: MATVSFSSPASFAGDNSGALTSATILRFPPNFVRQLSTKARRNCSNIGVAQIVAAAWSDRRAVTSHSGGGSSVRGTSSHAAAASAATSAAAAAEVGAIPNAKLAQPSAAALAERALLGSDASLAVHAGERLGRRIATDAITTPVVNTSAYWFSSSQELIDFKEGRHASFEYGRYGNPTTEALEKKMSALEKAESTVFVASGMYASVAMLSTLVPAGGHIVTTTDLYRKTRIYMETELPKRGITMTVIRPADMDALQDALDNNNVSLFFTETPTNPFLRCIDIELVSNMCHNKGALLCIDSTFASPINQKALTLGADIVVHSATKYIAGHNDVIGGCISGRDELVSKVRIYHHVVGGVLNPNASYLILRGMKTLHLRVQCQNSTALRMAQFLEEHPKIARVYYPGLPSHPEHHIAKSQMTGFGGVVSFEVDGDFDSTRKFIDSVKIPYHAPSFGGCESIIDQPAIMSYWDSKEQRDIYGIKDNLIRFSIGVEDFEDLKNDIVQALNKI, from the exons ATGGCCACCGTCTCCTTCTCATCCCCGGCGTCCTTCGCCGGCGACAACAGCGGTGCCCTTACCTCCGCCACCATCCTCCGTTTCCCGCCCAACTTCGTCCGCCAGCTCAGCACCAAGGCCCGCCGCAACTGTAGCAACATAGGCGTCGCGCAGATCGTCGCCGCCGCTTGGTCCGATCGCCGAGCCGTCACCTCCCACTCCGGCGGCGGAAGCAGCGTCCGCGGCACCTCCTCCCATGCCGCGGCCGCATCCGCCGCCACCTCTGCGGCGGCGGCTGCCGAGGTTGGCGCCATTCCTAACGCCAAGCTCGCGCAGCCGTCCGCCGCCGCATTGGCCGAGCGTGCCCTGCTCGGTTCGGATGCTAGCCTCGCCGTCCACGCAG GCGAGAGGCTTGGGAGAAGGATCGCCACAGACGCGATCACCACGCCAGTAGTGAACACCTCCGCCTACTGGTTCAGTAGCTCGCAGGAGCTGATCGATTTCAAG GAGGGGAGGCATGCTAGCTTCGAATACGGGAGGTATGGGAACCCGACCACTGAGGCTTTGGAGAAGAAGATGAG TGCACTGGAGAAAGCCGAGTCCACTGTCTTTGTGGCGTCAGGGATGTATGCAAGCGTCGCTATGCTCAGCACACTTGTCCCAGCAGGTGGGCACATTGTTACAACCACAGATTTGTACCGCAAGACAAGAATTTACATGGAGACTGAGCTCCCCAAGAGGGGAATTACG ATGACTGTTATTAGACCTGCTGACATGGATGCTCTTCAAGATGCACTTGATAATAATAAT GTATCTTTATTCTTCACTGAGACTCCTACTAATCCATTTCTCAGATGCATTGATATTGAGCTTGTCTCCAATATGTGCCATAACAAGGGAGCATTGCTATGCATTGATAGCACCTTTGCCTCCCCTATCAATCAGAAAGCACTGACTTTAGGTGCTGACATAGTTGTTCATTCTGCAACGAAGTATATTGCTGGGCACAATGAT GTTATTGGAGGCTGTATCAGTGGCAGGGACGAGCTAGTCTCCAAGGTCCGCATTTATCACCATGTAGTTGGTGGTGTTCTAAACCCG AATGCTTCCTATCTGATCCTCCGGGGCATGAAAACACTACATCTCCGTGTTCAGTGCCAGAATAGTACTGCTCTGCGGATGGCCCAGTTTTTAGAGGAACATCCAAAG ATTGCACGTGTATACTATCCTGGCTTGCCAAGTCACCCAGAACATCACATTGCCAAGAGCCAAATGACTGGCTTTGGTGGTGTTGTCAGCTTTGAG GTTGATGGGGACTTCGACTCTACTAGAAAATTCATTGATTCTGTCAAGATACCCTACCATGCCCCTTCATTTGGGGGTTGTGAGAGCATAATTGATCAGCCTGCCATCATGTCCTACTG GGATTCGAAGGAGCAGAGAGACATTTATGGAATCAAGGACAACCTGATCAGGTTCAGCATCGGAGTCGAGGATTTTGAGGACTTGAAGAATGACATTGTTCAGGCCCTCAACAAGATCTAA